The window AGCGCTAAAACATTGTCGTCTGTCATTTTAGCGAGATAGTCTATTTAAAGTCTCAGCTACATTTAGCATCATTAGCAGCCAGTTGCCAGGATACCAGACCCATCCCGTGAAAAAGATTACCATGGCAACTGACTACACAACTTGGACATGACATTCAGTGTCAGAGATGTGACCAGACTACATAAAAGGTAGGCGGTCTTGACATTTTAATTGGACAATTAACTATAAACGTGCAGGAGCTGAGTTAAAGAGGAACTAACTTACTTCTCCTTTGTGAAGTAACGTGACTCatgatgatgtgtttctgtctttgttgaTTTTATTCTGTCTCTATTGGTCTTTTTTGTGAGTATGTGCAGAATTATGTGCCACATTTTGTATCTTGAGAGCCCTTAAAAAATACCAGCTCTTTATGCgaaggaaaacattttgactgagggagaagagagagactgcAGATTACAGTTTAGTTCATACAATCTGAACTAATCTGGATCATGGTGAGATAGTTTGTGGGCTACATGAAGCTTATTCTGATGGGGTTACAACACGTTGCAACTCTGTGTCCACATCTctcttcccctttctctctgtgacactgactctctctctcctttaaTCTCAGTCACTCACATCTATTTTAGGATGAATTAAGAGATGCAGATTGTAAATTACCACCCTTCAGGAAACTTTGGGTGCATCCCAGGACAGCCTCAGATGTGTTTTCCTTTACTCCTTTACCTCATTTTTTAGACTATTATCCATGCAGCAGTCATCTGAATGTAAAAGTGGAGGAAATTAAAGAAGCTGATGTTGAAAACATCTGGAATACTTCAGAGCAACATCAAGTGTATTCTGTTAATCAGTGTATGACCGAAAAATCGCAATTTAGCAAATATTGTTCTGTAGGTTTGGATGAAACTGTAAACCTACGAGAATCATTTCTGTCACTTAATTAATATCCCAATGTAGATAcaagtttttttaaatgttatttggtTATGAGGATATTGgaggaaaaatgacaaaacttgTGCCTTCTCATGTGTATTGTGGTCTTTCATGGGAAGATGAATTAAGTCTAATAGCTCTGCATAAAAATATCCATCTATTTTTCTATCAATGATGTTCTCAGAAATCAAAATATTCTTGAAGTATAATCTTCTTCATTACCAGGAAACCTGCTGTAAGAAGTGATCAACATGTCCTCTGAGGAGGAGACTTCTCagacttcctcctcttcctcgtctccccctccctcttcctcctcctcctcctcctcttccttctccccTCCCCTTGCCTCCCACTTCATCGGGAAAAAGGAGGACATTGTCAAATCCGGCCGTGTGACCAAGCTAGTGAATGGATGCAGAGATGTACTGGTCCTGTACCACGAGGGGCAGCTTCATGCAATGGACATGCGCTGTTACCgtaagctctgtgtgtgtgtgtgtgtgtgtgtgtgtgtgtgtgtgtgtgtgcgcgcgcgcgcgtgcgtgcacgtgtgtgtgtgtgttggcataatccattaaaaaaaaaaaatccaaattctgTTTCTAGCttatcaaatgtgaatattttctggtttctttaatcttctgtgatagtaaactgaatatcttttgggttgtggacaaaacaaaacattttagcatttgatgatgtcattttagGATTTGGAAAACAGTGACTGACgccattttcaccattttctgacattttatggaccaaacaactaatcaattaattgtgaaaataatcaacagattaatcgcATATTAATTGTTACTTGCAgccttaaaaaatgtaattctaaAAACTGTCCTAATTCTTTTGGGGATTTTTTCTATTAGACATTTAGAAAAATGATGacattcttattttcttttagcTGTAGAGAATTTACACTCTGTAAGGGATCATCATATGTTTGAAAGACTGATAAAGAAACACGGCTGTGACAATGACACTGTTTTCCTACTGACAGATGCAGGTGGTCCATTAGCATATGGAGACATTGAGGTGAGttggctgtttttttctccagatATTGGGATCAGTTGACAAAAAAAGGCTGTCCTCTGTGTGAATCTTACTGTGAGACTGCTACCGACACTTCCATTATATCATCTCTGTCATCACCTTCATGCTGTGACGCCGGCAGGAGTTTAATGGGCGGCCGTGCATCGTGTGTCCGTGGCACAAGTACAAGATCACACTGGCAGAAGGGGAAGGGCTCTACCAAGCTGTGGATGATCCTACAGCCAAACCACTGAGAACACACTGGCGCTCCAAGGGCGTCAAACAAAGGATTCACAAGGTGACCGAGGTCAATGGGGATGTATATGTGACGCTGAACGACTCCAGCGAGGCCATTGAGTCGGACAACTACCAGACTGAGAGATACAGGACTGTCGTACTCAAGGCTCAGCCAAAACTCAAGAAATAACCAGACACTCAAGCATTTAGAATTGTTTGATTAATCAACCAAAAATACTGATTGCTAATTATTGTGTTTTGCTCTCTTAGATGACACAGTTTGTTTTAGGACACAGAAAACAGGGGGTTACTGCAGACATGGATCAGGTCAGCAGGTATATGATGTATACATTTCTGGCATTTATGAAATGattctaaaatattttgttttgctaCAGACTATTAGggtttaaaatgattaaatactgtacaaaaataatgcttgtttttctataaatgatgattatttatATGTGTCATTGTCCTGGTGAATTATATGTGGAATATTATTATGGTGCATGGTGATATTTGtcaatatatacacataaatgcTTCTGAACATTATTTAACACAAGtcaaagagaaaaacaccacAAGTGTCTACTATAGA of the Thunnus maccoyii chromosome 9, fThuMac1.1, whole genome shotgun sequence genome contains:
- the LOC121904133 gene encoding Rieske domain-containing protein, encoding MSSEEETSQTSSSSSSPPPSSSSSSSSSFSPPLASHFIGKKEDIVKSGRVTKLVNGCRDVLVLYHEGQLHAMDMRCYHAGGPLAYGDIEEFNGRPCIVCPWHKYKITLAEGEGLYQAVDDPTAKPLRTHWRSKGVKQRIHKVTEVNGDVYVTLNDSSEAIESDNYQTERYRTVVLKAQPKLKK